A single region of the Tursiops truncatus isolate mTurTru1 chromosome 18, mTurTru1.mat.Y, whole genome shotgun sequence genome encodes:
- the SERTM1 gene encoding serine-rich and transmembrane domain-containing protein 1 gives MSEPDSSSVFSGSMENGTFLELFPTSLSTSVDPSSGHLSNVYIYVSIFLSLLAFLLLLLIIALQRLKNIISSSSSYPEYPSDAGSSFTNLEVCSISSQRSTFSNLSS, from the coding sequence ATGTCTGAACCTGACTCTTCATCTGTATTCTCGGGGAGTATGGAGAATGGAACTTTCCTCGAGCTATTTCCCACATCCCTGTCCACATCGGTGGACCCGTCCTCAGGCCACCTGTCAAATGTCTACATCTATGTGTCCATATTCCTCAGCCTGTTAGCCTTCCTGCTTCTACTTTTAATCATTGCCCTCCAGAGGCTCAAAAATATCATCTCCTCCAGTTCCTCCTACCCGGAGTATCCAAGCGACGCTGGAAGTTCTTTCACCAACTTGGAAGTCTGCAGTATTTCCTCGCAAAGGTCCACTTTTTCAAACCTTTCCTCCTGA